One Calliopsis andreniformis isolate RMS-2024a chromosome 9, iyCalAndr_principal, whole genome shotgun sequence genomic window carries:
- the Nonc gene encoding serine/threonine-protein kinase Smg1, which translates to MQSIGHADRLQCNVMNSCGNSNISTKLRGSKCSEIQEESGGNNQGGELEKGDVNILSGYNSNDFNGPRGTLVICQRNTNSYSSDHNFSRFKPRIGGAPRNEFRMARGGNSGDRARGALRARAFKKTPIDRESNTETSYYPTTRPKFQESLKNQENSQGKYYDDKRINEDSRISKLLRRLCREDDYDHFMVLCKQAQEGIVAAENQRYIRRNLDAICESLLDVLHTGPGPEAKQQVAKCLGRVGYAAEQDFKRYMDWVFNKYSIERKDDIKCLLIKSFVEVFKLDAEAPRLKEFSVLMMSQLQSTLENVDRSDLLVATVDAILLIMESYPETFSNHFRDTVDILVGWHIDSTQQKAIASYASRSLQRLRTFWIADLQFTLTLLGQFLEDMESYDEELSLPESGRSSPGDEASSPTPKECIIRITSLISVFNTVTKSISEHLNPNLTPNVQWSFLSDCLSKMLKTVVKAIELDNNEVRLSNLSITPESVDELLKRIKNMGIVPVRNSSKPELIEEDIIKIFKSLNIDKNEIKNLKQSIEKESSKEKESLLNLVRWMEAKVKRNLNLTEEKEELIVVANECAFLLLGHLQSRITKNHELLYKFIDLQLKKINVFWDDTIISMLNTISKIIKEVSANLPLELVHKLLGKGSALLKLRFRDSISIQNASLGVYHSLLSLKNIPLLQESYRYVLSDLEIAYKLVLSDIESLVVDNPLLGDVKYEKKDAEIVVTFLLRALSDIANASNSIIGMWALKPSILELLAVKMKPYDRNLSTISPFLQYSILYLLYAHCSRYNHFVPSSSLITGSIACRPIDMFPGALDVPTTSPTSGHLSIILNLIAKSYNEHTPEQTLLLLSTWMQEICVQSENYIGILSKTKEYENVLASLISCGATIDPDISIAVCELFEILMSAKNIVWREDIYSCIVDLAMLHLTSRDKVVREKYGSLLTQVPLNIVIPKLNKECLLSETKKHQEIKNYSTESLILAQRLHMRGNNNGEMQAQHFKTYMAYLLQEQYLDPYGLSEIFTLCWPIVSENETARKMYRLGLANRSFLYFWAGFESAQHCVTNKLRTPLGKPQETFTSIESALKTLAREISYSVDSTRKEKRSLDNLLNEHTRVRLLIEFLEHLERVIHNAAEGCAIALPSLSKPVRTFFHTNKSTCREWLNRIRLALCVVSLHSGLAGSALRNSQRLLDDLSSSENTQGIEFERATLCTAQALVMLGEAEALQGLYIYTKEKERKFPWLKAAMEEAAGHYESAAKAYKMIIEDQTRVARDQSIKDSEKESEQEEEREASEDFGNSGGEDGERSAMEGVSVAEETHSDGKAKSVKPEGDNQVLGFCMQRLSKCYEAVSDWFGLEAWKMQEAEILVREKNMVFGKQTLENGACRRARSLKKFEDGTAISLDDLMDWNSIEGGIAKTGNWSCAKTLSECSNALTNIALRMHINDYKDYFEDEIERCRKVAAKTMEEGLRNIPSEYLNESILIRYSVDGLKRFLISGREENVFELYKTEKIDRMDSSVLSRILWWSEYFGGVKRKSSIEQDLNATNMTYSNGTSDEVADLRLHIVRTARKEGNFELAERVLVSYLRSECDFCRIDEKKGERNSLDLEFDRMTDEVLKNLVRIKWSKNNMRAFRECSKLLYDMERSDKALKVCSATALGISRAIVDGERTTDLRESGTKLLLTLSKWIQQEVGNIENGQLEQLLEFEAVHNDGLMNKLFGPTTASIPVSDMIIGRLMQLGVNQCPDLPVAWSNFASWCYKWGRKIIDNSSSGQLTDSDRTTVRKLLPFDADETDINAIFTILNQSKTIPEDEGDITDASNDINTSDMIENQLRNIPTLSRASPASLEMLVDVWKQAQKRIYSYYELSANAYFKYLQLAANKESNDCDTITATLRLLRLVVKHALELQNVLESGLSSTPTAPWKEIIPQLFSRLSHPESYVRTRVSELLCRVAENSPHLITFPAVVGAVSGRKRACNKVLYEKTEISSQNDLDFIEGRTKDTEEEEDEEEEEEEEEDYEEEEQEEGSGEHEDDEDNDIVTHNSSRAAYRRREEQEKFMDCYFSQLVDCLSNRIQDSIEQVKILVKELRRITLLWDELWLATLCQHHTEISKRFEQLEVEVQRVQDNVWLCTEEKERLIAEKHRIILKPVVFILENLSALTSVSAETPHEKSFQEKFGPSIEEAISKLNNPKNPAKPQVASMALKQLESKLMQRVHRRAAYSLSMNDISPVLANLKHTCIAMPGVSANDNKIVTIESVDNNVQILPTKTKPKKLVFHGSDGHVYTYLFKGLEDLHLDERIMQFLNICNTMMSKKGDSKQMYRARHYSVIPLGPRSGLIQWVDGVTPLFVLYKRWQQRETSMINKTGSSAILRPSELFYNKLTPLLKERGIGLENRKEWPVQILKQVLAELMAETPKDLLAKEIWCNSINAASWWQATKTYSYSVAVMSIIGYIIGLGDRHLDNVLVDLNTGEVVHIDYNVCFEKGKTLRVPEKVPFRMTPNIRTALGVTGVEGIFRLACEHTLRVMRRGRETLLTLLEAFVYDPLVDWRAGADNSIASYGACQARARCTGVGRKQLEQELTRAMFAVRTAEMRAEWLANRDELIKVFPLLCHRLNCWVDASEATRQCQDLLQDRHQQLALVKEAQAMGRNHPLYSVTKRYNSFKRARDAHEKAKAGLKERIEDCEKQINMHNMALSAVRGPQLGQWLAELGTSTTQEDHVVFDLVKEFLQNAGQSQMILQCEQSENELTQLATQQSLLIRSCLDLLSQYSAICSLYPLSNMSQHRTVLYHAWANKLLSSGSVEACRDIMVLFENAFDPIKSANNQQAQQIITFSYQMQAILNEVNERLKKAYERMVSEGLPDSLGRIEKAYAESRVQIQSFLRREKGAEKALECVNITALCALNKRYLMMEGAAKCAGDCLVDLTSREGDWFLDEMRLMSSLIAELVSLIPECHKANNDPKISLVLKCLRGSDCIYKGLQELNYNFHTIILPEAMKTIVTEEPTVIRMIGELTEIILSPGLPLGEILGQLEMHLRFTVMEMESPHAVIQSVVNGMRMRFEALLSSPAEIQDPNQDETLTPGQMLLMGFNGLFEKLQMEGNALIATLSTLDVPPTWRKIDQIREAKEMSAPIFNKAACQVLEDIFLVKRLHTIQEFFMMCRDIATAFKGGLANVYDDERLNKPIRIFTADYVSRQLLGVTSQTLAIALCFLLQRMGLSVTTEIEQRDIGAESKVSLEELCRKVVDLCLKRGSFSGSVLAQASALSSTLESAWRRKQSARLAQQCVEVARASMQRLQLQLTAHHWLHEDSLLLRPNLNLLNPLNRSAFMLELRKTAAALSSLQSRVCEAQEQQQNLVSSAVQRLKWAAGANPALGEVMSAFDNAVLSSCEKLTRQHNLATSVVNTCNSILHYEALRTRTSESVTHDANFVKLVKHWEESCILTMNLTITVTAIEESLVELLQMEGNVDMNWLKQAERFISEAIVDVQKKLQEKQECLLASRERLREQVSNLQTILTEHHRLMSDVRILLRTMAKQENIEGLQEFLTSYRSFTESVSGIVKELESDNLDANKGRTIKEELENMVSTVPSLYNELLEFANEKKSNSTKLAKETRKERKEKKEKEKEGRNENESLPLKKKGKLTRQKGVYYSPRKGIPLARDPTTGKAVQERNAYALNVWRRVRMKLEGRDPHPSRKYTTSEQVEYVIREAQSTENLALLYEGWTPWV; encoded by the exons ATGCAAAGTATAGGTCATGCAGATCGTCTGCAGTGTAATGTAATGAATAGCTGTGGGAACTCTAATATTAGCACAAAGCTACGTGGATCTAAGTGTTCTGAGATACAAGAAGAATCTGGTGGTAATAACCAAGGTGGAGAGTTAGAGAAAGGAGACGTGAACATTTTGAGTGGATATAATTCAAACGATTTTAATGGTCCACGAGGCACGTTGGTCATTTGTCAAAGAAACACAAATAGTTATTCCTCCGACCATAATTTTTCTAGATTCAAACCAAG AATTGGTGGTGCTCCACGCAATGAATTCCGAATGGCTCGTGGGGGCAATTCTGGGGATCGTGCTAGAGGAGCATTACGGGCTAGGGCTTTTAAAAAGACCCCTATTGATAGAGAATCAAATACTGAGACCAGCTATTACCCTACAACTCGACCTAAATTTCAAGAATCGTTGAAGAATCAAGAAAATTCCCAGGGAAAATATTATGACGACAAAAGAATAAATG AAGATTCTCGGATTTCTAAACTCTTGAGAAGATTGTGCAGAGAAGATGATTACGATCATTTCATGGTGCTGTGCAAACAGGCACAGGAAGGTATAGTAGCAGCTGAAAATCAAAGATACATAAGACGAAATTTAGACGCTATTTGTGAAAGCCTGTTGGATGTATTACACACGGGTCCTGGACCAGAGGCGAAACAGCAGGTGGCGAAATGTTTAGGTCGTGTCGGATATGCAGCTGAACAGGATTTCAAACG GTATATGGATTGGGTTTTCAATAAGTATTCCATAGAACGAAAGGATGACATCAAATGCCTTTTAATCAAATCATTTGTTGAAGTTTTTAAACTGGATGCAGAAGCACCAAGACTAAAAGAATTTTCAGTG tTAATGATGTCACAATTACAATCAACGTTAGAGAACGTTGATCGATCGGATTTGTTAGTAGCAACAGTGGATGCAATATTGCTCATAATGGAATCCTATCCTGAAACATTTTCGAATCATTTTCGTGATACAGTTGACATATTGGTGGGCTGGCATATCGATTCAACTCAGCAGAAGGCAATTGCAAGCTATGCTAGTCGTAGTTTACAAAGATTACGAACCTTCTGGATAGCAGATCTACAATTTACATTGACGCTGTTGGGACAATTTTTAGAAGACATGGAGAGTTATGACGAGGAATTGTCATTGCCGGAATCTGGAAGAAGTTCACCAGGAGATGAGGCATCGTCTCCAACACCTAAAGAAtgtattattcgtattacatcATTGATTTCTGTTTTTAATACAGTTACAAAAAGTATATCGGAGCATTTGAATCCAAATCTTACGCCAAACGTACAATGGTCTTTCCTATCGGATTGCTTGTCGAAAATGTTGAAAACAGTAGTAAAAGCGATTGAATTGGATAATAATGAAGTGCGGCTATCAAATTTGTCCATTACTCCGGAAAGTGTCGATGAGTTATTGAAACGTATTAAAAATATGGGTATTGTTCCAGTGAGAAATTCCAGTAAACCTGAATTGATAGAAGAAGATATAATTAAGATATTTAAATCATTAAATATTGAcaagaatgaaataaaaaatttaaagcAAAGTATTGAAAAGGAGAGTTCAAAAGAGAAGGAATCGTTACTGAATCTTGTGCGATGGATGGAAGCAAAAGTTAAGAGAAATCTGAATTTAactgaagaaaaagaagaattgaTAGTAGTAGCGAATGAATGCGCTTTCTTGTTATTAGGACATCTTCAGAGTCGCATAACAAAAAATCATGAATTACTCTACAAATTTATTGATCTTCaattgaaaaaaattaatgtattttgggACGACACAATCATTTCCATGCTGAATACCatctcaaaaataataaaagaagtCTCCGCGAATTTACCTTTGGAATTGGTGCACAAGTTGCTGGGGAAAGGTTCGGCGTTGCTCAAATTGAGATTTCGCGATTCCATTTCTATTCAAAACGCCAGTCTTGGTGTATATCACAGTTTACTCAGTTTGAAAAATATTCCATTGCTACAGGAATCGTATCGATATGTACTGTCCGATTTAGAGATTGCTTACAAACTTGTCTTGTCAGATATTGAAAGTTTGGTAGTAGACAATCCATTGTTGGGCGatgtaaaatatgaaaaaaaggACGCAGAGATTGTGGTTACTTTTCTACTGCGAGCTCTTTCGGATATAG CAAATGCGAGCAATTCGATTATTGGAATGTGGGCGTTGAAGCCGAGTATTTTGGAGTTGTTAGCGGTAAAGATGAAACCTTATGACCGTAATTTATCTACGATCAGTCCTTTTTTGCAATATAGTATATTATACTTGCTATATGCTCATTGTTCTAG GTATAATCATTTTGTGCCCAGCTCCAGTTTAATAACCGGAAGTATCGCTTGTCGCCCGATAGATATGTTTCCAGGTGCATTAGATGTACCTACTACGTCACCGACAAGTGGTCACCTTTCCATAATTCTTAATCTAATAGCTAAAAGTTACAACGAACACACACCAGAACAAACATTGTTACTGTTGTCAACATGGATGCAAGAAATCTGTGTTCAATCAGAAAATTATATTGGCATACTAAGTAAAACTAAGGAATATGAAAACGTTTTAGCAAGTCTTATCTCTTGCGGAGCCACCATCGATCCTGACATTTCCATTGCTGTTTGCGAACTTTTCGAAATATTGATGAGTGCTAAAAATATTGTATGGAGAGAGGATATCTATTCTTGTATCGTAGATTTGGCGATGTTACATTTAACTTCGCGCGACAAAGTTGTACGAGAAAAATACGGGTCATTGCTGACGCAAGTGCCTTTGAACATAGTAATACCGAAATTGAACAAGGAGTGTTTGTTATCAGAGACGAAG AAACATCAAGAGATTAAAAATTATTCGACCGAGTCTTTGATCCTGGCTCAGAGATTGCACATGCGAGGAAACAATAATGGAGAGATGCAAGCTCAACATTTTAAAACTTACATGGCGTATCTATTACAAGAGCAATATCTAGATCCATACGGACTGTCGGAGATATTTACACTGTGCTGGCCAATTGT ATCTGAAAATGAAACCGCAAGGAAGATGTACCGATTGGGGCTTGCGAATCgatcttttttatatttttgggcTGGCTTCGAGTCGGCTCAACATTGTGTTACTAATAAACTTCGAACACCGCTGGGGAAACCGCAAGAAACATTCACGTCGATTGAAAGTGCTTTGAAAACACTAGCCCGTGAAATATCATACAGCGTAGATTCAACGAGAAAAGAAAAACGTAGCTTGGATAATCTGTTGAACGAACACACCCGTGTCCGACTGTTGATTGAGTTTCTGGAGCATCTCGAGAGGGTAATACACAATGCAGCGGAGGGTTGTGCAATCGCTTTGCCATCATTGTCGAAACCAGTTAGAACGTTCTTTCATACAAATAAATCGACTTGCAGAGAATGGTTGAATCGTATTCGATTAGCATTGTGCGTAGTGTCATTGCACTCAGGGTTAGCTGGTAGCGCATTAAGAAACAGCCAAAGGTTACTAGATGACCTGAGTAGTAGTGAGAATACACAAGGTATCGAGTTCGAGAGAGCGACTCTTTGCACAGCGCAAGCGTTGGTGATGTTAGGCGAAGCAGAGGCGTTACAAGGCCTTTACAtttataccaaggaaaaagaaagaaaattccCGTGGCTCAAAGCCGCGATGGAAGAAGCTGCAGGTCATTATGAGTCTGCTGCTAaggcgtataaaatgattattgaagatcaaACACGAGTTGCTCGTGATCAATCGATAAAAGATTCAGAAAAAGAGTCGGAACAGGAAGAAGAAAGAGAAGCGAGTGAGGATTTTGGTAACAGTGGTGGTGAAGACGGTGAACGCAGCGCTATGGAAGGCGTTAGCGTAGCCGAGGAAACTCATAGTGATGGAAAAGCGAAAAGTGTAAAACCAGAAGGAGACAATCAAGTACTTGGTTTCTGTATGCAGCGGTTATCTAAATGTTACGAAGCAGTTAGCGATTGGTTTGGTTTAGAAGCATGGAAGATGCAAGAAGCTGAGATACTTGTTCGAGAGAAAAACATGGTTTTTGGAAAACAAACGTTGGAAAACGGTGCCTGCCGCCGTGCGAGAAGTTTGAAGAAGTttgaagatggaacagctatatCTCTCGATGATCTGATGGATTGGAATTCGATAGAGGGAGGAATAGCAAAAACAGGAAACTGGAGTTGTGCGAAGACATTATCTGAATGTAGTAATGCGTTAACCAATATAGCGCTCAGAATGCACATAAACGATTACAAGGACTATTTCGAAGATGAAATAGAACGATGCCGAAAAGTAGCGGCTAAAACAATGGAGGAAGGATTACGGAACATACCTTCAGAGTATTTGAATGAATCGATACTAATACGATATTCAGTGGATGGACTGAAGAGGTTTTTAATATCTGGTCGAGAAGAGAATGTGTTCGAATTGTATAAAACTGAGAAAATCGATCGTATGGACTCAAGTGTCCTATCGCGTATATTATGGTGGTCAGAATACTTTGGCGGAGTAAAAAGAAAAAGTAGTATCGAACAAGATTTAAATGCTACTAACATGACCTATAGTAATGGTACCTCCGACGAGGTAGCCGATCTACGATTACACATTGTCCGAACAGCCAGGAAGGAAGGTAACTTTGAGCTAGCGGAACGCGTACTCGTTAGCTACTTGCGATCCGAATGTGATTTTTGCCGAATAGATGAAAAGAAAGGAGAACGAAATTCTTTAGATCTGGAATTCGATCGAATGACGGATGAGGTTCTGAAGAATTTGGTACGTATCAAGTGGTCCAAGAACAATATGCGCGCATTTCGTGAATGTTCAAAACTACTCTATGATATGGAACGCTCTGACAAAGCGTTGAAAGTTTGTAGCGCAACTGCACTTGGAATATCACGAGCTATTGTCGATGGAGAACGTACAACCGATTTGCGAGAAAGTGGGACCAAGCTTCTTCTCACACTTAGCAAATGGATACAACAAGAAGTCGGAAATATCGAAAATGGACAACTGGAACAGTTACTTGAATTCGAAGCCGTGCATAATGACGGTTTGATGAACAAGCTGTTTGGACCGACTACGGCTTCGATACCTGTTTCGGATATGATAATTGGTAGATTGATGCAACTTGGTGTAAACCAGTGTCCTGATTTACCGGTCGCCTGGTCTAATTTTGCGAGCTGGTGTTACAAATGGGGAAGGAAGATTATTGACAATTCGAGTTCAGGACAACTGACCGATTCCGATCGTACAACAGTAAGGAAACTGTTACCGTTCGACGCGGATGAGACAGATATAAATGCAATCTTTACCATACTAAATCAAAGCAAAACTATTCCTGAAGATGAGGGTGACATTACGGATGCATCCAATGATATCAATACGTCAGACATGATAGAAAATCAATTGCGAAATATTCCTACATTAAGTCGGGCAAGTCCTGCGAGTCTCGAGATGCTTGTCGACGTTTGGAAGCAAGCTCAGAAAAGGATTTATTCATATTACGAGCTATCCGCTAATGCATATTTCAAGTATTTGCAGCTTGCTGCGAACAAGGAAAGCAACGATTGTGACACGATTACAGCTACACTCAGATTGTTGCGGTTGGTCGTCAAACATGCTTTGGAACTACAGAACGTTCTTGAGTCTGGGCTCTCTTCGACTCCAACGGCTCCCTGGAAGGAAATAATACCGCAGTTATTTTCGAGGCTTAGCCATCCGGAATCTTATGTACGGACACGCGTATCAGAATTGTTATGCAGAGTTGCTGAAAACTCGCCGCACTTAATCACCTTCCCAGCAGTAGTGGGTGCTGTTTCAGGACGAAAAAGAGCTTGTAACAAAGTATTGTATGAGAAGACGGAGATTAGCTCTCAAAATGACCTAGATTTTATAGAGGGAAGAACGAAGGATACTGAAGAAGAGGAAgacgaagaggaagaggaagaggaagaagaagattaTGAGGAAGAGGAACAAGAGGAAGGGAGTGGAGAGCACGAAGATGATGAGGACAATGATATAGTTACGCATAATTCCTCAAGAGCAGCTTATCGACGTCGAGAAGAACAAGAAAAGTTCATGGATTGCTACTTCTCTCAGTTAGTGGATTGTCTTTCAAATAGAATTCAAGATTCAATCGAGCAAGTAAAGATTTTGGTGAAGGAGTTGCGACGAATTACGCTGTTATGGGATGAACTATGGTTAGCAACTCTTTGCCAACATCATACTGAGATCTCCAAACGATTCGAACAATTGGAAGTAGAGGTTCAAAGGGTGCAGGATAACGTTTGGCTTTGTACGGAGGAAAAAGAGCGACTGATAGCTGAAAAGCACAGAATCATATTGAAACCGGTAGTCTTTATATTAGAAAATCTTTCAGCCTTAACTTCGGTTTCGGCTGAAACACCACACGAAAAGAGTTTTCAAGAGAAGTTTGGTCCCTCAATCGAAGAAGCCATAAGTAAGCTGAATAATCCGAAAAATCCGGCAAAACCTCAGGTAGCAAGTATGGCTTTGAAACAATTAGAAAGTAAGTTGATGCAACGCGTGCACAGACGTGCCGCTTATTCTCTTTCTATGAATGATATCAGTCCCGTACTAGCTAACTTGAAGCATACATGTATTGCGATGCCTGGTGTTTCTGCTAATGACAATAAAATTGTTACTATCGAATCTGTCGACAACAACGTTCAAATATTACCAACTAAAACCAAGCCGAAGAAGCTTGTTTTTCATGGTTCTGATGGACATGTTTATACGTATCTCTTTAAAGGATTGGAGGATCTTCATTTGGACGAGAGAATCATGCAGTTTTTGAATATATGCAATACTATGATGTCGAAGAAAGGTGATTCAAAACAAATGTACAGAGCACGGCATTATTCAGTTATACCACTGGGCCCGCGATCCGGTCTGATACAATGGGTCGATGGTGTTACTCCTTTGTTCGTTCTCTACAAAAGATGGCAACAAAGAGAAACTTCTATGATAAACAAAACTGGTAGTTCGGCCATTTTGCGGCCGTCTGAgctattttataataaattgacGCCGCTTTTAAAAGAACGAGGAATCGGTTTGGAGAATAGAAAGGAATGGCCTGTTCAAATTTTGAAGCAAGTATTGGCCGAATTAATGGCTGAAACACCAAAGGATTTATTGGCAAA GGAGATTTGGTGTAACAGCATAAATGCTGCCAGTTGGTGGCAAGCAACTAAAACTTATTCCTATTCCGTCGCCGTAATGTCAATTATTGGATATATCATTGGCCTCGGCGATAGACATTTGGACAATGTGTTGGTCGATCTCAATACAGGTGAAGTTGTGCATATCGATTACAATGTTTGTTTCGAGAAAGGAAAGACATTGCGTGTTCCGGAAAAAGTACCTTTCAGAATGACACCAAATATAAGAACAGCGTTAGGAGTGACTGGTGTAGAG GGTATATTTCGTTTAGCCTGTGAACATACGCTACGAGTTATGCGTCGAGGACGAGAGACGCTACTTACTTTGCTCGAAGCGTTCGTATATGATCCATTGGTGGACTGGCGAGCTGGTGCAGATAATAGCATCGCAAGTTATGGAGCGTGTCAAGCGAGAGCGCGATGTACTGGCGTAGGGAGAAAACAATTGGAACAAGAACTAACGCGAGCAATGTTTGCTGTTCGAACGGCTGAAATGCGTGCTGAATGGTTAGCAAACAG GGATGAACTGATAAAGGTATTTCCATTATTATGTCATCGATTGAATTGTTGGGTGGATGCAAGCGAAGCCACACGACAGTGTCAGGATTTATTGCAAGACAGGCATCAGCAGCTTGCTTTAGTTAAAGAAGCACAAGCTATGGGAAGGAACCATCCGTTGTATTCAGTAACGAAACGTTACAATTCTTTTAAACGAGCACGTGACGCTCATGAAAAAGCGAAGGCTGGGCTGAAggagagaatagaggattgtgagAAGCAAATTAACATGCACAAT ATGGCACTATCAGCTGTACGTGGTCCTCAATTAGGACAATGGTTGGCTGAGTTGGGAACGTCTACGACTCAAGAGGATCACGTAGTGTTTGATCTTGTCAAAGAGTTTCTACAGAATGCTGGACAAAGCCAAATGATTCTTCAGTGCGAGCAATCAGAAAACGAGTTGACTCAATTGGCTACTCAACAGTCCTTATTAATACGAAGTTGTTTGGACCTTTTGAGTCAGTATTCGGCTATCTGCAGCCTTTATCCTCTGAGCAATATGTCTCAACATCGTACAGTACTTTATCATGCGTGGGCCAACAAGCTTTTAAGTTCAGGAAGCGTTGAAGCTTGCCGTGATATCATGGTCCTATTTGAAAATGCCTTTGATCCGATAAAGAGCGCAAACAATCAACAAGCGCAGCAAATAATAACGTTCTCTTATCAGATGCAAGCGATTCTGAATGAAGTAAATGAGAGACTGAAGAAAGCATACGAAAGGATGGTGTCGGAGGGATTACCTGATTCACTTGGCAGAATAGAGAAAGCGTATGCAGAATCACGAGTACAAATACAAAGTTTTCTGAGGCGAGAAAAAGGTGCGGAAAAGGCACTTGAATGCGTCAATATAACTGCCTTGTGTGCTTTGAACAAAAGATATTTAATGATGGAAGGTGCAGCGAAATGCGCGGGCGACTGTTTAGTCGACCTGACATCCAGAGAAGGGGATTGGTTTTTGGATGAAATGCGTTTGATGTCTTCACTTATCGCCGAGTTGGTGAGTCTAATACCTGAATGCCATAAAGCGAACAATGATCCTAAAATATCACTAGTGCTCAAGTGTTTAAGGGGATCTGATTGCATCTATAAGGGGCTGCAAGAGCTCAATTATAATTTTCACACAATCATTTTGCCAGAAGCAATGAAAACTATCGTAACGGAAGAACCAACTGTGATCAGAATGATCGGTGAACTGACAGAGATAATTTTGTCGCCTGGTTTGCCTCTTGGTGAAATTCTTGGACAATTAGAAATGCATTTAAGATTCACTGTTATGGAGATGGAAAGTCCTCATGCAGTAATACAGAGTGTCGTAAATGGTATGAGAATGCGATTTGAGGCGTTACTATCGAGTCCCGCCGAGATCCAGGACCCAAATCAAGACGAAACTTTGACACCCGGACAGATGTTATTGATGGGATTTAATGGATTGTTCGAGAAACTTCAAATGGAAGGAAATGCGTTGATTGCTACTCTGAGCACTCTCGATGTTCCGCCTACATGGAGGAAAATCGACCAGATTCGAGAAGCGAAGGAAATGTCCGCGCCTATATTCAACAAGGCAGCTTGTCAAGTTCTAGAAGATATATTTCTGGTTAAACGACTGCATACTATACAAGAATTCTTCATGATGTGTAGAGATATTGCAACTGCATTCAAGGGTGGTTTAGCGAACGTGTACGATGATGAACGATTAAATAAACCAATACGAATATTTACGGCGGATTATGTATCGAGACAACTGCTCGGAGTTACGTCTCAGACATTAGCCATCGCACTCTGCTTCTTACTACAAAGAATGGGATTAAGCGTTACCACCGAGATCGAACAGAGAGATATTGGAGCTGAGAGTAAGGTCTCATTAGAAGAACTGTGTAGAAAGGTTGTCGACCTGTGCCTGAAACGAGGTTCATTTTCGGGATCTGTGCTTGCTCAAGCGAGCGCGCTTAGTAGCACACTTGAAAGCGCTTGGCGAAGGAAACAAAGTGCTAGATTAGCTCAACAATGTGTCGAGGTAGCAAGGGCCAGTATGCAGAGACTTCAGCTACAGCTAACCGCTCACCATTGGTTGCACGAAGACAGTTTACTTTTGaggccaaatctcaatctactgaATCCCTTGA ATCGTTCGGCGTTCATGTTGGAATTACGAAAAACGGCTGCAGCACTCTCTAGCCTACAGTCACGTGTGTGTGAAGCACAGGAGCAGCAGCAGAATCTTGTCTCTAGTGCGGTGCAACGTTTGAAATGGGCCGCCGGGGCAAATCCTGCCCTTGGAGAAGTAATGTCTGCATTCGACAACGCCGTGCTGTCATCTTGTGAGAAATTAACTCGACAGCATAATCTAGCGACAAGCGTTGTCAATACGTGCAATTCTATATTACACTACGAGGCTTTGAGAACAAGAACATCGGAAAGTGTAACACATGATGCGAATTTTGTTAAGTTAGTAAAACATTGGGAAGAGAGCTGTATCTTGACTATGAATTTGACCATTACTGTTACTGCTATCGAGGAGAGTTTAGTTGAATTACTTCAAATGGAAGGCAACGTCGACATGAACTGGTTGAAACAGGCAGAAAGATTTATTTCTGAGGCGATAGTTGATGTTCAGAAAAAACTACAGGAGAAACAGGAATGTTTGCTCGCGTCTCGAGAACGTTTAAGGGAGCAAGTTTCAAACTTGCAAACCATACTAACTGAACATCATAGATTAATGTCAGATGTTCGGATTTTGTTGCGAACTATGGCAAAGCAAGAAAACATTGAAGGTTTGCAGGAATTTCTCACCTCATATCGATCCTTCACCGAAAGCGTGTCAGGAATCGTTAAGGAACTTGAATCAGATAATCTTGACGCAAATAAAGGTAGAACGATCAAAGAGGAATTGGAGAATATGGTGTCTACGGTACCAAGTTTGTATAACGAATTATTAGAATTTGCAAACGAGAAGAAATCGAATTCGACCAAGCTGGCAAAAGAAACCAGAAAGGAAAGGAaggagaaaaaggaaaaagaaaaagaaggaagGAATGAGAATGAAAGTTTGCCTctaaagaaaaaaggaaaattgACTAGGCAGAAGGGTGTATATTATAGTCCTCGAAAAGGAATTCCATTGGCCAGGGACCCGACTACTGGTAAAG CTGTTCAAGAACGTAATGCTTACGCGCTGAATGTTTGGCGTCGCGTACGAATGAAGCTGGAGGGACGTGATCCACATCCGAGTCGCAAATACACAACTTCCGAACAAGTGGAATACGTGATACGCGAGGCTCAAAGCACTGAGAACTTAGCCCTTTTATACGAGGGTTGGACACCGTGGGTCTGA